A region from the Oncorhynchus keta strain PuntledgeMale-10-30-2019 chromosome 5, Oket_V2, whole genome shotgun sequence genome encodes:
- the LOC118384578 gene encoding uncharacterized protein LOC118384578 isoform X3: MELSSIGEQVFAVESITKKRVRKGNVEYLLKWQGWPPKYSTWEPEDHILDPRLVLAYEEKEEKDRALAYRRKGLRPRRLVLRNIYAMDLRSAHKVPDTPRLRLSLTRSMGSELDQGSLPYRAGEGGSVYRRLARRKNKQRVSKPVSDNNSLQPLTRIQDPMEHEWQGAEERPESELTTDTRENSLFRHSRSECSSPMMEQEVEEPTDRVEGCGSALGSGDETLGGRALLRVTGAWYRSEGRTSETGQEQIDRTDQSESCVSAEGPKDNISNRLVDSDTEVELGTDTLIDKVERLGTANVIERVEGLGTDYFIDRVEEMGGHILIDRDSTSVVDVGDETVADGSVVCTDVEVAEEVVENDTKQQGEEVVTQCPDSSGAEVNPGKVIVTDVTINSLTVTFKEALAAEGFFKS, encoded by the exons GGTAATGTGGAATACTTATTGAAGTGGCAGGGATGGCCACCAAA GTATAGCACCTGGGAACCAGAGGACCACATACTGGACCCACGCCTGGTGCTGGCTTATGAAGAGAA GGAGGAGAAGGACCGAGCCCTGGCATACCGTAGGAAAGGACTCAGACCACGGAGACTCGTCTTGCGG AATATCTATGCCATGGACCTCCGTAGTGCACACAAAGTCCCAGATACCCCTCGTCTGCGCCTCTCCCTTACGCGCTCCATGGGCTCTGAGCTGGACCAGGGCAGTCTGCCATACAGggcgggggagggagggagcgtctACCGCCGCCTGGCAAGACGCAAGAACAAGCAGAGGGTGTCCAAACCTGTGTCTGACAACAATTCCCTCCAACCACTGACCCGCATACAGGACCCCATGGAGCATGAATGGCAAGGCGCAGAGGAGAGACCGGAATCAGAGTTAACAACAGACACACGTGAAAACAGTCTATTCA GGCATAGCCGGTCAGAGTGCAGCTCTCCCATGATGGAGCAGGAAGTGGAGGAGCCGACTGACAGAGTGGAGGGTTGTGGTTCCGCACTGGGCTCTGGAGATGAGACATTGGGGGGCAGGGCCTTGTTGAGGGTGACAGGGGCATGGTACAGGTCAGAGGGTAGGACCTCTGAAACTGGACAGGAACAAATAGATAGGACTGACCAATCAGAGAGCTGTGTTTCTGCAGAGGGACCAAAAGACAACATTAGCAATAGGTTGGTGGACAGTGACACAGAAGTGGAATTGGGGACAGATACCTTGATTGACAAGGTAGAAAGGTTAGGCACAGCTAATGTTATTGAGAGGGTAGAGGGGTTGGGGACAGATTATTTTATTGACAgggtagaggagatggggggaCATATTCTGATTGACAGGGATAGCACTTCAGTGGTGGATGTTGGAGATGAAACCGTGGCTGATGGTTCTGTGGTCTGTACCGATGTTGAGGTTGCAGAGGAAGTGGTGGAGAATGACACAAAACAGCAAGGTGAAGAGGTTGTGACACAGTGTCCAGACAGTAGTGGCGCAGAAGTGAATCCTGGCAAAGTGATTGTGACCGATGTGACTATCAACTCTTTGACCGTAACTTTCAAAGAGGCCCTGGCAGCTGAAGGGTTTTTTAAGAGCTGA
- the LOC118384578 gene encoding chromobox protein homolog 8-like isoform X1, with translation MELSSIGEQVFAVESITKKRVRKGNVEYLLKWQGWPPKYSTWEPEDHILDPRLVLAYEEKEEKDRALAYRRKGLRPRRLVLRSSLLLQNIYAMDLRSAHKVPDTPRLRLSLTRSMGSELDQGSLPYRAGEGGSVYRRLARRKNKQRVSKPVSDNNSLQPLTRIQDPMEHEWQGAEERPESELTTDTRENSLFRHSRSECSSPMMEQEVEEPTDRVEGCGSALGSGDETLGGRALLRVTGAWYRSEGRTSETGQEQIDRTDQSESCVSAEGPKDNISNRLVDSDTEVELGTDTLIDKVERLGTANVIERVEGLGTDYFIDRVEEMGGHILIDRDSTSVVDVGDETVADGSVVCTDVEVAEEVVENDTKQQGEEVVTQCPDSSGAEVNPGKVIVTDVTINSLTVTFKEALAAEGFFKS, from the exons GGTAATGTGGAATACTTATTGAAGTGGCAGGGATGGCCACCAAA GTATAGCACCTGGGAACCAGAGGACCACATACTGGACCCACGCCTGGTGCTGGCTTATGAAGAGAA GGAGGAGAAGGACCGAGCCCTGGCATACCGTAGGAAAGGACTCAGACCACGGAGACTCGTCTTGCGG TCTTCTCTTCTCCTACAGAATATCTATGCCATGGACCTCCGTAGTGCACACAAAGTCCCAGATACCCCTCGTCTGCGCCTCTCCCTTACGCGCTCCATGGGCTCTGAGCTGGACCAGGGCAGTCTGCCATACAGggcgggggagggagggagcgtctACCGCCGCCTGGCAAGACGCAAGAACAAGCAGAGGGTGTCCAAACCTGTGTCTGACAACAATTCCCTCCAACCACTGACCCGCATACAGGACCCCATGGAGCATGAATGGCAAGGCGCAGAGGAGAGACCGGAATCAGAGTTAACAACAGACACACGTGAAAACAGTCTATTCA GGCATAGCCGGTCAGAGTGCAGCTCTCCCATGATGGAGCAGGAAGTGGAGGAGCCGACTGACAGAGTGGAGGGTTGTGGTTCCGCACTGGGCTCTGGAGATGAGACATTGGGGGGCAGGGCCTTGTTGAGGGTGACAGGGGCATGGTACAGGTCAGAGGGTAGGACCTCTGAAACTGGACAGGAACAAATAGATAGGACTGACCAATCAGAGAGCTGTGTTTCTGCAGAGGGACCAAAAGACAACATTAGCAATAGGTTGGTGGACAGTGACACAGAAGTGGAATTGGGGACAGATACCTTGATTGACAAGGTAGAAAGGTTAGGCACAGCTAATGTTATTGAGAGGGTAGAGGGGTTGGGGACAGATTATTTTATTGACAgggtagaggagatggggggaCATATTCTGATTGACAGGGATAGCACTTCAGTGGTGGATGTTGGAGATGAAACCGTGGCTGATGGTTCTGTGGTCTGTACCGATGTTGAGGTTGCAGAGGAAGTGGTGGAGAATGACACAAAACAGCAAGGTGAAGAGGTTGTGACACAGTGTCCAGACAGTAGTGGCGCAGAAGTGAATCCTGGCAAAGTGATTGTGACCGATGTGACTATCAACTCTTTGACCGTAACTTTCAAAGAGGCCCTGGCAGCTGAAGGGTTTTTTAAGAGCTGA
- the LOC118384578 gene encoding chromobox protein homolog 8-like isoform X2 gives MELSSIGEQVFAVESITKKRVRKGNVEYLLKWQGWPPKYSTWEPEDHILDPRLVLAYEEKEEKDRALAYRRKGLRPRRLVLRSSLLLQNIYAMDLRSAHKVPDTPRLRLSLTRSMGSELDQGSLPYRAGEGGSVYRRLARRKNKQRVSKPVSDNNSLQPLTRIQDPMEHEWQGAEERPESELTTDTRHSRSECSSPMMEQEVEEPTDRVEGCGSALGSGDETLGGRALLRVTGAWYRSEGRTSETGQEQIDRTDQSESCVSAEGPKDNISNRLVDSDTEVELGTDTLIDKVERLGTANVIERVEGLGTDYFIDRVEEMGGHILIDRDSTSVVDVGDETVADGSVVCTDVEVAEEVVENDTKQQGEEVVTQCPDSSGAEVNPGKVIVTDVTINSLTVTFKEALAAEGFFKS, from the exons GGTAATGTGGAATACTTATTGAAGTGGCAGGGATGGCCACCAAA GTATAGCACCTGGGAACCAGAGGACCACATACTGGACCCACGCCTGGTGCTGGCTTATGAAGAGAA GGAGGAGAAGGACCGAGCCCTGGCATACCGTAGGAAAGGACTCAGACCACGGAGACTCGTCTTGCGG TCTTCTCTTCTCCTACAGAATATCTATGCCATGGACCTCCGTAGTGCACACAAAGTCCCAGATACCCCTCGTCTGCGCCTCTCCCTTACGCGCTCCATGGGCTCTGAGCTGGACCAGGGCAGTCTGCCATACAGggcgggggagggagggagcgtctACCGCCGCCTGGCAAGACGCAAGAACAAGCAGAGGGTGTCCAAACCTGTGTCTGACAACAATTCCCTCCAACCACTGACCCGCATACAGGACCCCATGGAGCATGAATGGCAAGGCGCAGAGGAGAGACCGGAATCAGAGTTAACAACAGACACAC GGCATAGCCGGTCAGAGTGCAGCTCTCCCATGATGGAGCAGGAAGTGGAGGAGCCGACTGACAGAGTGGAGGGTTGTGGTTCCGCACTGGGCTCTGGAGATGAGACATTGGGGGGCAGGGCCTTGTTGAGGGTGACAGGGGCATGGTACAGGTCAGAGGGTAGGACCTCTGAAACTGGACAGGAACAAATAGATAGGACTGACCAATCAGAGAGCTGTGTTTCTGCAGAGGGACCAAAAGACAACATTAGCAATAGGTTGGTGGACAGTGACACAGAAGTGGAATTGGGGACAGATACCTTGATTGACAAGGTAGAAAGGTTAGGCACAGCTAATGTTATTGAGAGGGTAGAGGGGTTGGGGACAGATTATTTTATTGACAgggtagaggagatggggggaCATATTCTGATTGACAGGGATAGCACTTCAGTGGTGGATGTTGGAGATGAAACCGTGGCTGATGGTTCTGTGGTCTGTACCGATGTTGAGGTTGCAGAGGAAGTGGTGGAGAATGACACAAAACAGCAAGGTGAAGAGGTTGTGACACAGTGTCCAGACAGTAGTGGCGCAGAAGTGAATCCTGGCAAAGTGATTGTGACCGATGTGACTATCAACTCTTTGACCGTAACTTTCAAAGAGGCCCTGGCAGCTGAAGGGTTTTTTAAGAGCTGA